CTCACCAAGCTGGCGACGCCGCGTTCCAGGCTGGATTTGAGCACCGCGCCGAACACCGCCCGCCCGAAAGCCCCGCCAAAAGCCGCCGCTGCCCCCGAAACCACCGCCACCGAAACCGGCCGGCCGCGTCGCGCCGGGCTTTGGCCAACGGTCGGAGTCGGCTGGCAGGCCACCCCGCGATCGCGCAAGAGGCGCAAAAGGCGGTCGGCCCCGACCACGGCCGGATCGTAAACAACGATCAGGCTATGGGCGCGGGCATTGACGCTGACATCGGCCACCCCGTCGATCGCCGCCAGTTCCTGGCGTAGGGCCAGACAGCGGCCCTCGTCGCGC
The DNA window shown above is from Rhodospirillum rubrum ATCC 11170 and carries:
- a CDS encoding HMA2 domain-containing protein, coding for MAYIHSVPGRMRVKCNSFKRDEGRCLALRQELAAIDGVADVSVNARAHSLIVVYDPAVVGADRLLRLLRDRGVACQPTPTVGQSPARRGRPVSVAVVSGAAAAFGGAFGRAVFGAVLKSSLERGVASLVSAAIR